Genomic window (Takifugu rubripes chromosome 1, fTakRub1.2, whole genome shotgun sequence):
TCTACTTCTATTGTATTGCACATACAGAGAAAGATGCTTCTTCAAGTTTGTATATAAACATTACATATTtccaggagaaaaagaaaagttaaagaCATTAATTGTAATGACTGAATCTAATTGTAAAATTGAACGTTTTAATCCTGTATTGTGCTGTGGCTCAGTTAGGCTTCGCTCATTATGCTGCTTTTTTCGTTTATCATACCAAGACCTGCGACAGGACTgatgaagggggaaaaaaagacaattggGAAGACTGTCTAAGAGCTGCACTCTGACACAGACGGGCTACATTCACCAAACAGCTTTCAGTTCTCAACCGAACCTGACAGAAAACGGATGTAATGCAGTGACCTCACTGTGACCTTCGGGGTCGCTGCCTGTTTAAAACTCTTAGCAGGAAAGCTCAAATTGTGCAAATTCAGAATTGTTGGTTTGGATTCacagatgtacacacacacaaacacaaacagagacagGGCAACAATAAGCAAGGGGTGAAAAAGGTTGACTGGATTGGAAACTAAAAAGGCACGTGAAAATTTGGTCCTAAATTCTGCTACATGGACAGCAATGTGACATTTAACTGCTAGCACGGTGCCTGCCAGAAAATTGCAcagaaatgcaaaaacaaatttAGGTTGTGAATCCTGAGGGTGCTTACGCATTCAGCAGTGGATACAAATCACCCACTGAAAATCTTCTGCATATAGCACCAAAACTGTCCTTTATCAACTTTGTTGTAGTGTTCTAAATGCAAACAAACtgataaaaaataaacctgCAATATCTAAATGGTCCAGTGTGCAAGTCTTTTAATAACCCTCATCACAATGGTAATAAATTAATGTTATATACACACGTGCTAAGTGTGTAATGATTAAACTAACTCGGCATACTGATCGCTGTGTTCTCTTGGAATCAGCAGTAAGATCTCTCTCTGAATTCTCCAGAACCAGTCAAGCCTACGTTCTCGCCACTAGATGGAGCCAAACATCGACATACATATTGTACGCATGAATCTTTTCAACTATTTGATTCACAAAGATTAAGGTCCGTTTGGAAAGCCACGTCTTTACTGAGCTAAACTTAAGGGGGTTTCAAGTCTTTTTTTAACTAAATAAACGAAAATAAAACAGTAGTGGCAACAATCATTTAGTCCCCCATATCACATACAAATTGCCCAAAGGTTGGGACCCTGCCTCCTCCATAACAGAGGGGAACACGTCTCATAAAAGAGCACGGCCAGTTGAGTAATCCAAGCAGAGATGATAGCAATAACGCCAGATATTGATATAAGCAGAGTAAACCTATCCATGTCACCCAAAAGACAACACATTCCCTGTGTCAATGCCTTCATCCCTCCTCTTTTCTAATCATCTCTCCATATCCATGACGATAAGTAGCCTGTATGCTGGTACCGAAGGTCAAAGCCTCAAACAGACGTAGTGTAGTTGTCTTTAAAACTACCACATGACTtatgccctctagtggtcattTACTCGTGCGACgctaaatgaaaatgtgtttaccACGAATATTCTGTCGGCTACATCATCCGAGATGTTTCAGACGTGCCACAGGTCACATGGACGCACACATATATTCATCTGCAAGAGTCACAAAATTGTTAGAAAAAGGCAGCACTTGTGTGCCCAGCACAAGTGTTCCCGAAtctaaaaaatacacatctggGCCTTGCAATAAAGCTACTATCATTCAGGATGTTAAGCATCTGATTTGTCTAATAAAAGGCACACTACCACAGAGGTTTAGTCAGAACATCTGAATGTGCAAAACAGCTCAATTTACATGAATTCCTCGagataagaaagaaagaaaataacagaaatgcGTTTAATCTCTGGAGCTCAGAATTGGGTGTTTAGCGGAGGGGGGAAATCCATCTGCACAACATGATGTGCAAGTTCTGCCCGTTTCGTGATTTAAAGACACGTGAGGATCTCCAGCATGATTCGAGAACCGAGCACGGTcgaggaaacaaagcagcaCTTTTGAAATTCTCCCTCTTATTTTTGCCCCAAAgtcgtttttttctttttctttccacagcagcagccgtcCACAGAATGCTCCAATCCAGCAATAAGGAGCCGCCCCAGGCTCTCCGGGTccctccagcctccatcaccCTCAGTTATTCAGGCGCGGGCAAGGACACAGAGGAGGTGCGTGACAGCTTCTGGTCTTGAAGGGCCTGCGGGTTGACAATGACTTGGATGACAAAGTCCTTCTGGATTTTGGTGTCCTGGAGCCGCGTCTTATCCGTGAGCAGCTTCCCAGAGAAGAACCAGCGCTGGTGCGCCGTGTCAATGTGGTTCTGggcctgcagctgcttcttgaGCTGCCCGATCGTGTCGGCCATGCTGGCGTTGAGACGCAGATCTTTGCCCGTGGAGAGACGCACCTGTGCAGAGAAGAAAATACCTATTAACCTACCTACTACGTACCTATTAGCAGCTTTATGTAGGACAATGGACTTAAGGAAAGACAGGACTTTTTTTCCAAGTTTCCAAAGTCTTATCTGAATGacatgaagagaaagaaaaagaaaaagctcaatCTAGATCTACTTATAACCCATTAATTCATTAATACTTTGAGCTGGAATTCCTTTTTGGGTGCTGCAGGAGGCTCGGGGCTGTCACTGGTGTCCTCATCGCTGCGCTCTGAGATGAGGTTTACGGGCGGTGCCAGGCAGTAGACGGGCAGCTGGTAGCGGTTCCCGAGCTCGTCATAGCACTCCGTGAGAGTACCTGCGTGTCAGAATAAAGGGGAGAAGCCGTCGTTTTCATGGGATAAATGAGAGAGACTGATTTACATGTCCTCGCTACTGACCGTGTGGCAGCGTGATACTGGCTCCGTCCACAATAGCCTGTGCCAGCTCATGATCGTTGCACTCTAGAGCCACAGCTGCCGCTTTCAGGGCGTCCCAGATCTCCTTGCGGCCCTCAAAGGCCGGCGCCGTGTCCCAGAACTCGTCCCGCTTGCTGCGCAGCTGGCCCTCCGTCATCGGATAATCACTTTTCCACTTGGGACGATCTTTCTTCAGAGGCTCGTTCCTTCCTGCGGGAAAAGGGAAAGAGGCCAAAAGTTCAGCTGGCATCGCCACTGGTGTCTGGACTCTCTACAACTGCGGCTTTTTCTGAAACGGCCGCTGGGACACTTCCAAAACCTGTTTCTACGCGCCTGATGGAACCTCGAGCGTCACGTTCAAAAGATGCGCTGCAGACGTGCTTTGCTTGGACTGGTGAGAGGGGTTGTGCGTTTGTCCACTGGTGTGTGTTCCTTCAAGTCAAAGTCTTCCAAGTTAATGGGCTATTTCAGATGTCTGCAACGCTACTCTCTCAGTGGCTTCTGCAGACTTACAGTGTATCTAGATGTTTCTATTTATAGCGCTCATTACAGGAACGCTGCTACTGTTAGTAAGATATCAATTTCTAATTTCACTTTCTTTAGTGTCACGGAGTCGAGATGATTCCACACTATATACACTTCATCTTATCCATGGCCTCGCTTTTTGTTGAGTTAAATCAAGAGAGTGAACGGCTTATTGAGGTATATTGTAATTACCCATAACCTCTTCATTATCTACGTCTCATTTAAAGAACTGTTTTCCACTGGGTGCTCCAACCACACTCATGACAGTAGACTCGGGTCACGTCATTTGAACTGCCAGAGGCCACAGGTGATTCATTACACATCTTTTCACACCTTTTTCATGCTACACACAGATGAAAAGGGTGATAAATGCACTCATCCAATGATATTATAATGTGCAAGGTCAAGTACCAGTATGGGCCCTCATCTAGGCTCCACACTGCCTCTAACCCGAAGGCAGCTGGAATCGACTCCAGCAACTTCCCGCAGTCTGTGAAGGACAacactcatgtgtgtgtgtgtgtgtgtgtgtgtgtgtgtcacacttTATCTCAATGGAAGTCACATTGCCATTTATGCACTGTGTCAACATTGAAGTTTTTATGGTTCGGGCTGCAGCTGTGCCAAGTTCCTGGATGCATCAATGGCAGGATGAGGATACACGTGCGGTGTTGCTTTGTGCGGAGCAGAGGAGGCCGGGAGACAATGCGCTGGTCAACAACATGCAGCCACATAACTCGCCGAACCGACGCACGCAGCTTTCCACCCTGCTCTGCTACGTTATCCTAAGCTAAAATTAGGTCATTCAGAGTTTGAAATATGCATGAATCTCATGTGGCTTGACTTGTAACCTTACCTGTTTCCCACCATTCAATATTGACACAAACTGTGCCGAGGTTGGGAGCGCATTTACACAAGTAGAGCCACATACGCGCCAGTGGCAGGCTAGTGAACTAACCCACTTCACTTCATAGTTAGACTCCTTTACATCCACTCTCAATGTACATATTCAAAGTTACGGTTCAAAGCAAAGGTAAGCAGAAGTGTGGACACTGCTTCCTGCACCTGCCACACAGTTTAGATTGGGTTCCCAGAAATTCCAAAATGCCTTAGAGGTGTCGCCGAAGAGCAGAGGGATGTGAAACGAAGGAGTATGAAGGAGACAGCAAGCAGCCGAGAGCTTGCTAATTATTTATAGCAGAgacagctgaagaggaggaggctggcCGACACGCAGCGGAGTGCAATCTGCAAGATTGGAGAGTCATTCAATAGCAGCCTCGTTTGAATTCATTCTGGGTTTTAACACTCAGGACGGCGCTCACTTTGGATAAGAAACTTCAAGAAAGTTTATCTTCCAGATCGGGTAACAGAAGGGTTGCTGTGCGATGTGTTACAGCTTATCAGCTACTTCACTCTGCGGTCGTCAACACAGGAAGATGCCTCCAAATACTTGCCGATATCAGTGGATGTAATGCCAAATGCCAAAAGGTTTGCATGGCGCAATACACTCTCCTCTGCGTGACTTTAGACTGCTCCGCAATTCACAAAATATCCGGTGATATGGAAATAAAGTGATAGTTTTGTGttcactgctgctgtgtttacacagACGGCGCGGCAGCATATGAGCTGATCTTTACATGCCGATCGTTCCTGCAGTGCCAGATCTGTCTGCAGCGCACGTCAGATGAAGCTGCGTTTGGCAGACAAATGAAAGAATCTGGTTATTTATTATCCATCTGGTGCTTAAAAGCAGGCGGGGCGTGATCGGGTTAGCGTGAGGCCAAGTTTCAATAAAACAAGCCATAAACGAGGCTTTTGCTGCTGCCGGGCTCAAGGTAAACACCCCGCAGGCACGGTTGGTTTTTAAAGGCTT
Coding sequences:
- the ubtd1b gene encoding ubiquitin domain-containing protein 1, whose product is MGGCMGRYLDGWEDAQSRGSSRNGGRGGRNEPLKKDRPKWKSDYPMTEGQLRSKRDEFWDTAPAFEGRKEIWDALKAAAVALECNDHELAQAIVDGASITLPHGTLTECYDELGNRYQLPVYCLAPPVNLISERSDEDTSDSPEPPAAPKKEFQLKVRLSTGKDLRLNASMADTIGQLKKQLQAQNHIDTAHQRWFFSGKLLTDKTRLQDTKIQKDFVIQVIVNPQALQDQKLSRTSSVSLPAPE